From a single Mycosarcoma maydis chromosome 14, whole genome shotgun sequence genomic region:
- a CDS encoding uncharacterized protein (related to Protein-tyrosine phosphatase, receptor type 1) — MSTQPPDTAPKQKSRRSLLPSLHLGSSSSASSSSPASMRPPCSSSALGSSAAQPDYFATVHVPDAETTNAVRIVSPFALATPLVSSSSGGRLPSRPNTADLHSRDAEPHPWAKLFPDAGMTTALPDRFRMPNLAVPPTPAANPTAVPIQSSLPSPSSPAQPPDSRRNLYLPPQLNLRPSSSASLPLPARSSSSHTKSSASSASTADLTKFKALDVDALADALLPSSCKRQAQASSMAAPPPTSTDVLILDIRPSTSYSIARIASSINICAPSTLLKRPAITVERIEDEMLGSSSDRRRFMRWRNGPLKPKPDANAGASDDASLEALRKRSATITLPADEPGINKIIVLDTDTSRIDGAGNATAGGGGPCLIGVLKKFEAAGFAGELCWLVGGFNKLARCKKAQQFIHTGAPDKHAQQDSSSSAHTTSTPTSAHLQSQKPPELKLNGVAAPPSFASPAHADDQHKSLVQPRALPIEAFQTQSTVAGWPGQSTSPFHHQAQPGTSADGFRFNLAARSHHQHGHAADTNRTAHASAANRSAAACANPFFDNIRQNRELQHGITEKIPMELPHMNESQTQHLPPFLQKLIHLSQDDRALALAQAFFEIEKAEQNRLIATMQQHSAESDHDPRSKDFATAQAAALLKQSSSSSSFSAASQHLEPADHSFPFSIAAALERGADNRYNNIWTYEHSRVRLSKPQSAHDPGSDYINGSFVHPPHQFGSKRRYIATQAPLPSTFDAFWTAVWEQNSRVIVMLTREHESGRLQSHPYWLNTAYGDALRLTKLEEVVLDQAGHQMRSEECSHLLGNHQEAGALFPTMPSSHSAASSSTCAQPKREPTTVRRTLLLRNLAEPQVAPRKIVQLQYIAWPDYHIPETPQSLLTLIDLADSVQNAADAELRSSASRGRAQTAGPMVVHCSAGVGRTGAFIVIDAALDVLRRVRRRQKMAGAANGLCGISEPAIWENDLVATTATRSPTSDGTRDADMVAPTSPLADRFPRTPRRSLKRELSPTGMDIDSGSNHGSTRDLSSPPPMFRSRSNESGTGADAASLFSSSLSSTGSFGTRNANAPSAARGKMLSGDTPMRSTQSMQAPTAGGDSSIAAATSGFTNPFSSPVFRFNPLSSARIRHMGSSGTPNSLGQDSACSPRQQHDGGLSANDVGSDPASSPTRLAALQLSSQDAWRQVSSPFSEVSTPSFQGGGSARSSFSSAAGVHSRLSSGGNGLAPSGSEEKARSIDEALMSAVNPSNLTILQQGQSQDQACKGVDGATAGDTTTSTITGSNEPTPFDASSSTTSNVFGFTAQPQSQQPATRAESMSASNSAGSTSSFMDAFTQHTPNTSAHSTPANATHESQTLLVANHSTLTNTDACEADEAYANGQDVIRSIVEAVRQQRMSLIQTARQFVFVYSAVLAGLLSDLSREGVV; from the coding sequence ATGTCGACCCAACCACCAGATACAGCTCCAAAGCAAAAGTCGCGCAGATCCTTGCTTCCTtcgctccacctcggctcctcctcgtccgcctcgtcctcctcacCCGCCTCCATGCGACCACCCTGTTCATCATCCGCACTCGGCTCGTCTGCTGCACAGCCAGACTACTTTGCCACCGTCCATGTGCCCGACGCAGAGACCACCAACGCCGTGCGCATCGTCAGCCCCTTTGCGCTCGCCACTCCACTGgtctcctcctcctcgggTGGTCGTCTGCCTTCGCGGCCCAACACCGCCGACCTACATTCCCGTGATGCAGAGCCACATCCTTGGGCCAAACTCTTCCCAGACGCTGGCATGACTACCGCCTTGCCAGATCGCTTTCGCATGCCAAACCTAGCTGTACCGCCTACACCCGCTGCCAATCCTACCGCCGTGCCCATCCAGTCGAGCCTGCCTAGCCCGAGCTCGCCTGCTCAACCACCAGATTCCCGGCGCAACCTCTACTTGCCTCCCCAACTCAACCTCCGCCCTTCCTCCAGTGCTTCGCTCCCTTTGCCTGCccgctcttcctcctcgcaCACCAAATCCAGCGCTTCcagcgcttccaccgccgaTCTCACCAAGTTTAAAGCGTTGGATGTCGACGCGCTTGCCGACGCTCTCCTGCCGTCTTCCTGCAAGCGTCAAGCCCAAGCGTCGTCCATGGCCGCTCCACCACCCACATCCACAGACGttctcatcctcgacattCGTCCCTCCACTTCTTATTCGATCGCTCGCATTGCATCCAGCATCAACATCTGTGCTCCAAGCACCTTGCTCAAGCGTCCCGCCATCACTGTAGAGCGCATCGAAGACGAAATGCTTGGCAGCTCAAGCGATCGGCGCCGCTTCATGCGCTGGCGAAACGGCCCACTCAAACCCAAACCTGACGCAAACGCCGGCGCTTCAGATGACGCttcgctcgaagcgcttcgcAAGCGTAGTGCCACCATCACTCTGCCCGCCGACGAACCGGGCATCAACAAGatcatcgtcctcgacaCCGACACCTCCCGCATCGACGGCGCAGGCAACGCCACCGCCGGTGGCGGCGGTCCGTGTCTCATCGGCGTCCTCAAAAAGTTTGAAGCCGCCGGCTTCGCAGGTGAGCTCTGTTGGCTCGTTGGCGGcttcaacaagctcgcccGTTGCAAGAAAGCTCAACAATTTATCCATACAGGCGCGCCTGACAAGCACGCTCAACAGGACAGCTCCAGCAGTGCCCACACAACCAGCACTCCCACTTCCGCCCATCTGCAAAGTCAAAAGCCACctgagctcaagctcaacggCGTCGCCGCTCCTCCTTCCTTCGCCAGCCCCGCTCATGCCGACGACCAGCACAAGTCGCTTGTCCAGCCGCGAGCGCTTCCCATCGAAGCTTTCCAGACGCAGAGCACAGTAGCTGGTTGGCCCGGTCAATCTACCTCTCCATTCCACCACCAAGCCCAACCCGGCACCTCTGCAGACGGCTTCCGCTTCAACCTTGCCGCCCGTTCGCACCACCAACATGGCCACGCCGCCGACACCAACCGCACAGCCCACGCCAGTGCAGCGAACcgctcggcagctgcttgtGCCAACCCTTTCTTCGACAACATCCGCCAGAACCGCGAACTACAGCACGGCATCACCGAAAAGATCCCCATGGAATTGCCCCACATGAACGAATCGCAAACCCAACACTTGCCGCCCTTCCTGCAGAAGCTCATCCATCTGTCCCAAGATGATCGtgcgcttgctcttgccCAAGCTTTCTTCGAGATAGAAAAAGCCGAGCAGAACCGACTGATCGCCAccatgcagcagcattccGCCGAGTCCGACCACGATCCGCGCTCCAAAGATTTTGCCACCGCCCAGGCCgcggcgctgctcaagcagtcctcctcgtcctcatccttCAGCGCCGCCAGTCAACACCTGGAGCCCGCAGATCATTCGTTCCCTTTTAGCATTGCTGCCGCATTGGAGCGTGGAGCCGACAATCGCTACAACAACATTTGGACCTACGAGCACAGCCGAGTCCGCCTCTCAAAGCCTCAGTCGGCTCATGACCCTGGTTCCGACTACATCAACGGCTCCTTTGTCCACCCGCCCCACCAATtcggcagcaagcgccGCTACATTGCTACGCAGGCACCGCTCCCCAGCACTTTCGACGCCTTCTGGACCGCCGTGTGGGAACAGAACAGCCGTGTCATTGTCATGCTCACCCGTGAGCACGAGAGCGGCCGTCTGCAGAGCCATCCGTACTGGCTCAACACTGCTTACGGCGACGCCCTTCGGCTtaccaagctcgaagaggttgtcctcgaccaagctggaCACCAGATGCGATCCGAAGAATGCAGCCATCTGCTAGGCAACCATCAAGAAGCCGGTGCGCTCTTCCCCACCATGCCCTCATCGCACAGCGccgcgagcagctcaactTGCGCGCAACCCAAACGCGAGCCAACTACTGTGCGTAGAACTCTGCTTCTCAGAAACCTTGCCGAGCCGCAAGTTGCTCCTCGCAAGATCGTCCAGCTGCAGTACATCGCCTGGCCCGACTACCATATCCCCGAGACTCCCCAGTCGCTGCTCACACTCATCGACCTGGCTGACTCTGTGCAGAATGCCGCCGACGCTGAACTGAGAAGTTCGGCCAGCCGCGGCCGTGCTCAGACGGCCGGTCCTATGGTAGTCCACTGTTCGGCCGGCGTCGGCCGCACCGGTGCCTTTATCGTCATTGACGCCGCCCTCGACGTTCTTCGCAGAGTTCGACGCCGACAAAAGATGGCTGGCGCTGCCAACGGTCTCTGTGGCATTTCCGAGCCCGCGATTTGGGAGAACGACTTGGTTGCCACTACAgcaactcgctcgccaacttCAGACGGCACTCGAGATGCGGACATGGTAGCACCCACATCGCCTCTCGCTGATCGGTTTCCGCGGACGCCCCGACGAAGTCTCAAGCGCGAGCTATCTCCGACCGGCATGGACATAGATTCCGGCAGCAACCATGGGTCTACGCgcgacttgagctcgccACCTCCCATGTTTCGATCGCGCTCCAACGAAAGCGGTACTGGCGCTGATGCGGCCAGTCTTTTCAGTAGCAGCCTGAGCAGTACGGGCAGTTTCGGCACTCGCAATGCCAACGCGCCAAGTGCAGCGCGAGGCAAGATGCTTTCAGGCGATACGCCCATGCGATCCACTCAGTCGATGCAAGCGCCCACCGCTGGTGGTGACAGCAGCatagcagcagcgacgagcggaTTCACCAACCCTTTCAGTTCACCCGTGTTCCGATTCAATCCACTTTCCAGTGCGAGAATTCGACACATGGGCAGCAGTGGCACGCCAAACTCACTGGGCCAAGATTCGGCCTGCTCGCCCCGCCAACAGCACGATGGTGGGCTGAGCGCCAATGACGTTGGATCGGATCCTGCATCTTCGCCCACACGTCTGGCTGCCTTGCAACTCTCGTCACAAGATGCGTGGCGTCAAGTTTCGTCGCCCTTTTCGGAAGTTTCGACGCCCTCGTTCCAAGGAGGCGGATCAGCTAGGtcgtccttctcctctGCTGCGGGTGTGCACTCGCGTCTGTCGAGCGGCGGCAATGGGCTTGCGCCGAGTGGGTCGGAGGAGAAAGCGcgatcgatcgacgaggcaTTGATGTCGGCTGTCAATCCGTCCAACTTGACCATCTTGCAACAGGGCCAGAGCCAGGATCAAGCCTGCAAGGGCGTCGATGGTGCAACAGCGGGCGATACCACCACGTCAACCATCACGGGCAGCAACGAGCCGACGCCGTTTGAtgcctcgtcgtcgaccacGTCCAACGTGTTTGGGTTCACAGCGCAGCCTcagtcgcagcagccgGCCACGCGTGCCGAAAGCATGTCGGCGTCAAACTCTGCCGGCTCAACGTCTTCGTTCATGGATGCATTCACCCAACACACGCCCAACACGTCGGCGCATTCGACGCCGGCCAACGCGACGCACGAATCGCAGACACTGCTTGTGGCGAATCACTCGACGTTGACCAACACGGACGCGTGCGAGGCGGACGAAGCGTATGCGAACGGCCAAGACGTGATCCgctcgatcgtcgaggCGGTGCGGCAGCAGAGGATGTCATTGATCCAAACGGCAAGACAATTTGTGTTTGTCTATTCGGCGGTACTAGCGGGCCTGTTGAGCGATCTCAGCAGGGAAGGCGTGGTATGA
- a CDS encoding uncharacterized protein (related to cell cycle control protein cwf15) gives MSTTHRPTFTAAKGRESNAHLSQQRSVLSIPQHTKLKLRRPALSSAEGVAATHAAGTRRDLKRELEHAEWSAKNKKRINDGLPPLALPHSSPTVQDEQRTSAIEQAIQLELDRSSASEESHAHSSSESDDESSDSPSASDEQHALLLELQKIKSERAAQHAALHRQADASASISRDHELAHANPLLNLHHALDASASTPTSDTSPHFTIHNRWDHDVIFKNQATTSTNAHSAPSFINDLTRSDFHKKFMNRYIK, from the coding sequence ATGTCGACCACGCACCGACCCACATTTACAGCTGCTAAGGGACGCGAATCGAATGCGCACCTCTCGCAACAACGCAGTGTGCTGAGCATACCGCAGCACACCAAGCTGAAGTTGCGACGACCCGCGTTATCGAGCGCCGAGGGTGTTGCGGCGACACATGCTGCAGGTACGCGGCGCGATCTGAAGcgtgagctcgagcacgccGAGTGGTCggccaagaacaagaagcgcatcaaCGACGGCTTGCCACCGCTCGCTCTACCGCATTCATCGCCGACCGTCCAAGACGAACAGAGAACAAGCGCAATTGAACAAGCGATTCAGCTCGAACTCGATCGCTCGTCAGCATCTGAAGAGTCGCATGCGCACAGCTCGTCCGAGAGTGATGACGAGTCGTCCGACTCGCCAAGCGCGTccgacgagcagcatgcgttgctgctcgagctgcaaaagATCAAATCCGAACGAGCCGCTCAACACGCCGCCCTCCACCGTCAGGCCGACGCTTCCGCCAGTATCTCTCGCGACCACGAACTCGCACATGCCAATCCACTCCTCAACCTCCACCACGCTCTCGACGCGTCCGCATCCACCCCGACCTCCGACACCTCCCCCCACTTCACCATCCACAACCGCTGGGACCACGATGTCATCTTCAAAAACCAAGCCACCACCTCTACCAACGCCCATTCCGCCCCTTCCTTCATCAACGATCTCACAAGATCTGACTTCCACAAAAAATTCATGAATCGCTATATCAAGTAA